Proteins co-encoded in one Kwoniella shandongensis chromosome 12, complete sequence genomic window:
- a CDS encoding ribose-5-phosphate isomerase translates to MPSPAFELLKAKLSTSSENSEIKATNPNFIPPTQPLTPSNQLPTSVALPVLPAVEAAKRLAAFSAVDRHVGLEHKVIGIGSGSTVPYVVDRIVAQGLQANKDRVFLPTGFQSKELIIKAGLTLGDVDQYARIDVTIDGADEVDNELNSIKGGGACQLREKVLAEAADTWVIVADYRKNSHVLGTSWTQGIPIEVVPFAYAKVLTNLSHMGSPNAVPNGKAGLSLRMGKMKAGPVVSDNGNFIIDAPFPPELMKNPAELLHRIKMLTGVVEVGLFCDMAEAAYFGNEDGTVTVRAKDGSVDQISSVPTVPEIASKAESATVDA, encoded by the exons ATGCCTTCACCAGCTTTTGAGCTTCTCAAAGCCAAATTATCAACTTCGTCGGAAAACTCCGAAATCAAAGCGACTAACCCC AACTTTATACCTCCGACACAACCCCTCACGCCGAGCAACCAGCTGCCTACATCCGTTGCGCTTCCGGTCCTTCCTGCCGTCGAAGCTGCGAAGCGATTAGCTGCGTTCTCAGCCGTAGACAGACATGTCGGATTAGAGCACAAG GTCATTGGTATCGGATCCGGTTCCACTGTTCCCTATGTCGTCGACAGAATAGTTGCTCAAGGTCTGCAAGCCAACAAAGACAGAGTGTTCCTGCCTACCG GCTTCCAGTCCAAAGAGCTTATCATCAAAGCTGGATTAACGCTTGGTGACGTCGACCAATACGCCAGAATCGACGTAACCATTGACGGAGCGGACGA AGTCGACAACGAGCTCAACTCTATCAAGGGTGGTGGGGCTTGTCAATTGAGAGAAAAGGTCTTGGCCGAAGCTGCCGATACATGGGTTATCGTTGCGGACTACAGGAAAAACTCCCATGTCCTTGGTACTTCC TGGACTCAAGGTATCCCTATCGAGGTCGTTCCCTTCGCTTACGCCAAAGTCCTCACCAACCTCTCCCACATGGGATCTCCCAACGCCGTTCCCAACGGTAAAGCGGGACTCAGCCTGCGTATGGGGAAAATGAAGGCAGGACCTGTTGTCAGCGACAATGGAAACTTTATCATTGATGCGCCGTTCCCTCCcgagttgatgaagaaccCAGCAGAG TTACTGCACCGTATCAAGATGTTGACGGGTGTTGTGGAAGTGGGACTTTTCTGCGACATGGCAGAAGCTGCATACTTTGGtaatgag GACGGTACAGTGACTGTGAGAGCGAAAGATGGATCAGTGGACCAGATCAGCTCCGTCCCAACCGTTCCTGAGATTGCTTCCAAGGCGGAGTCAGCGACAGTCGATGCTtaa